The genomic DNA GGAAGTGTTTCCACGATCACTAGAGTCCGCCCCCAAGAAAAGCGCATGAAAAATCCCCCTGCCCCGCTAATACGGAGAGGGGGACGAAAATCTACTTGAAAGAGATTACTTGGTGTTGGCGGATCCGCCAGCAGCCTCGATCTTCTCTACAGCAGACTTGGAGAACTTATCAGCGGTGACGTTCAACTTAACGTTCATGTCGCCGTTGCCCAGAACCTTGACCGGCTTATTAGCGCGGACCAGGCCAGCAGCTGCGATGTCAGCAACGGTGATGTCGCCGCCATCTGCGAACTTCTCAGCAAGGTCAGCAACGTTGACTACCTGGTACTCAACGTGGTTCGGGTTCTTGAAGCCCTTCAGCTTAGGCAGACGCATGTGGATCGGCATCTGGCCACCCTCGAAAGCAGCAGGTACCTGCTTACGAGCACCGGTGCCCTTGGTACCGCGACCAGCGGTCTTACCCTTGGAAGCCTCACCGCGACCGACGCGGGTCTTAGGCTTATTTGCTCCTGCGGTTGGGCGCAGGTCGTGCAGCTTGATGATATCAGCCATGGTTTACTCCCCTGCCACTTCTTCGACGGTGACCAGGTGGCGAACCTTCTGAACCATACCGCGAACGATCGGGGTGTCCTGCTTCACTACGGACTGACCGATGCGCTTGAGGCCAAGAGCCTCAATGTTCTTGCGGTGGTTCGGATTGGTGCCCACCAGGCCCTTTACCTGTGTAATCTTCAGAGCCATTGTTTATGCCTCCTGACCTGCGCGCTTGCGCAGCATACGGGCCGGGGTGACCTCTTCGAGGGACTTGCCACGGCGTGCGGCAACCTCTTCAGGGCGAACCAGCTGCTTGAGGCCGTCCACGGTAGCGCGGACGACGTTGAGTGCATTGTCGGAGCCCAGAGACTTCGACAGGATGTCCTGCACGCCAGCGCATTCGAGCACTGGACGAGCAGCACCACCAGCGATAACACCGGTACCAGGTGCGGCAGGCTTCATCATGACGATGCCAGCTGCGTCGCGACCCTCAACCGGGTGGGTGATGGTGCCAGCAATCATTGGAACGCGGAAGAAGTTCTTGCGAGCCTCTTCAGCGCCCTTCTGGATTGCGGCCGGGACTTCCTTGGCCTTGCCGTAGCCAACGCCAACCTGACCCTGGCCGTCACCGACGACGACGAGGGCGGTGAAGGACATGTTGCGGCCACCCTTAACGGTCTTGGAGACGCGGTTAATGGTCACAACGCGCTCGATGTACTTATCGCGCTCGTTGTCCTGATGGTTACGACGATCGTTGCGGCGGCCGTTGCCACCGCGGTTGTTCTTGTTGTTCTCGGCGGAGCGTCCGCCGTCACGCTTTTCACGGTCCGACATTAGGCGTTCCTTCCGTTGATGTTTCCGTTGACGATGATCATTAGAACTTCAGACCACCTTCACGTGCGGCGTCAGCCAGCGCAGCGACGCGGCCGTGGTACTTGTAGCCTGCGCGGTCAAATACGACGTGCTCGATGCCAGCGGCCTTTGCGCGCTCGGCAACCAGCTCGCCTACCTTGGCGGCCTTGGCCTTCTTATCGCCCTCGAGTGCACGAACGTCCGCCTCCATGGAGGATGCGGAGACCAGGGTGTGTCCTGCCAGGTCATCGATGACCTGGACGTGCATGTGGCGGGAGGAGCGGTGAAGAACCAGCCGCGGTGCCTCAGGGGTGCCACGCAGGGTCTTACGGATACGGAAGTGACGGCGTGCGCGTGCTTCGCGACGACGGGAGGAGATGTCCTTGCCGACTGGAGTGCGCTTGGTGTTTTCAGTGTTTGCCATTGCTTACTTACCCGTCTTTCCGACCTTGCGACGGATCTGCTCGCCTTCGTAGCGAATACCCTTGCCCTTGTAAGGATCGTCCTTACGCAGACGGCGGATATTAGCGGCGATCTGTCCGACTAGTTGCTTGTCAATACCGGTAATGGACAGCTTGGTTGCGCCGTCCACTGCGAAGGTAATTCCCTCCGGAGCCTCGATGAGGATCGGGTGGGAGTAGCCCAGGCTGAATTCCAGGTCCTTACCCTTCTGCTGAACACGGTAGCCAACACCGAAGATTTCCATCTTGATGGTGTAGCCCTCGGTCACGCCAACAACGGCGTTGTTCAGCAGGGAGCGGGACAGACCGTGCAGCGCACGGTGCTTGCGGTGGTCATCAGGGCGGGAGACGGACAGGACGCCGTCTTCCAGGTTGATGGCGATAGGCTCTGGAACGTTAACGCTCTGGGTGCCCTTAGGGCCCTTAACCTCAACGTCTTGGCCGTTGATCTTGATTTCGACGCCGTTTGGTACGGCGATTGGTGCTAGACCGACTCGAGACATGTGTCAAACCTCCCTTTACCAGACGTAGGCGAGAACTTCTCCGCCTACGCCCTTCTCCTCAGCCTGACGGTCAGTCAGCACGCCGTGGGACGTGGAGATGATAGCCACGCCCAGGCCGCCCAAGACCTGTGGCAGTTCGGTGGACTTTGCGTACACACGCAGACCCGGCTTAGACACGCGACGCAGGCCAGACAGGGAGCGCTCGCGGTTGTTGTACTTCAGCTCGAGGGACAGGGTGTGGCCCTCAACGGTGTAGTCAGCGATGTAGCCTTCCTGCTTCAAGATGTCAGCAATATTTGCCTTCAGCTTGGAGGTAGGCATCGACACGGTGTCATGGTGCGCATTACTTGCGTTGCGCACGCGCGACAGCATGTCGGCAATAGGATCAGTCATAGTCATATGAGTGACCGTGTACCTTTCTCGTTGCGGTTCCCGTGCTCACCAAAGCGTTCTCCGTGTGATTTCGGGCTACTCACGCTCCCCACGGTCAATACCGCGAGGCGCTCGCCACCCTTTGATTCAGACAACGGTCCGCTATCTACGGCGAGGGGCCTACAACAAAGTTGATGTTCAGTTCTTGCATCGGCTCGGCGCTTTCTGCAGCTCAGCGCACCAAAATTCGCAATGACTTAGGCACGCCAACGCCTCAGCGCAAGCACGAGGTACTATGATACGCCATAACCTGCGGTTTTCCAAATGGTCCCACTCCTTCATTAAAGTCGGGACCTGCACGAACGCATATAAGGAGTTAGTCATGAGCGAGACGCACGAGGACCCCATCCAATCCGCACACGAGTGGCTCGAAGAAGCCGCCCGTCTCCTCGGCCTTGATCCTCAGGAGGCAACCGCACTCACCCGCGAGATCCTGGACCTCACCAAGGACGTCGCGCACAATCGGTCCCGCCCCGCGGCCCCACTTACTGCTTTCCTCGTGGGCCTTGCCTCCAGCAACGTGGATGAAGCCCGTAGCAATATTGACGCCCTGAAGGAGGTGCTACGGTAATGGCCGGCCGCAAGAACTCCACCTTTGCCGTCACCAAGGTCCGCCTGGGAGATGGCCTGCAGGTCGATACTCGCGCCGATACGGTCGCCGGCGAGGAGCCACTCGAAATCCGCGTGGGCGGTCAGACCATTACCACCACCATGCGCACTCCCGGCCATGACGTGGAGCTAGCGCACGGTTTCCTACATTCGGAAGGCCACATTGCTTCGCTTGGCGACGTCGCCGAGGCCCGCTACTGCGCCGGCGCCACCGTCGATGGCATGAATACCTACAATTTGCTCGACGTCGAACTTACAAAAAAGAATTTGCTCGACCTCAGCGATCTGCGCTTGACCACCACAACCTCCGCCTGTGGTGTATGCGGTACCTCCTCTATAGAGGCATTAACCAAGCAGACGCGCTACCCGATTCCCCAAGTTCCGGTAGATCCCTATGTCGTGGCCAAGCTTCCCGAAGCTCTGCGCGCTGAGCAAAAAGAATTTAAGAAGACCGGCGGAATCCATGCCGCCGGCGCCTTCACCCTAGACGGAGAACCGGTGGTCATCCGCGAAGATATCGGCCGTCATAACGCCGCGGATAAGGTCATTGGCCACTTACTACTAGAGAACCGACTTCCTGCGGACGACCTCATTCTGGTCATGAGCTCGCGCGCCAGCTTTGAGCTCGTCCAAAAAGCCGCTATGGCCGGATTCGGCATGCTCGTTGCTGTCAGCGCCGCCTCCTCCCTAGCGGTAGAGACGGCCCGCGAAACTGGCATGGCGCTCGTGGGCTTCGCCCGCGATGACCGTTTTAACCTCTATTCCGGCGAGCTCGCTTAGTCGCGGTAGGCCTCCGGGCCGCGATTGAGCCACGCGTAGACGCCGCCAACCAAAAGGCCGCCGCCAATGAAGTTGCCGATCCACACCAGGATCCAATTGAGTGCCACGTTGCCGGCGGTTAGAGCTGCCGGCACCGGGTCGGAGGCGAATAGCGTGATGCTAAGCAGGCAGAAGTTCGCGATAACGTGCTCTAGGCCTAAAGCCACGAAAGCTCCAATGATCGGAATGATGACAAAGAACTTCGAAGCTGCATCCTTGGCGAAGATGGCACCGACGATGCCCATGTTGACCACAAAGTTCGCGGCAATGGCCTCTACCAGCATTCCTTGCGGGGACTTGATGAGCTTGCCTTCAGAAACCGTTACCAGAAGGTGCGAGGGATCTAGGTCAGCAAATTTGGCGGACATCGCCATAATGGCGGCAAAGATGATAGCCCCCACCAGGTTGAAAATGGTGGTAATAAGCAGCAAGTAAAAGGCCTTGCCCCACGCCACATGCTTATTGCTGGCGGCATAGACCATGTACATCATGTTGCCGGTAGCCAGATCGGCGCCCAAGAGCAGAATGGCGAATAGGCCGACACCGAAAAACAGGGCGAAAGCCACAGCACCCAAACCCGGCGCTACACCATTGACAGCTTGGCCTACCACGCCGGCAAAGGCGGTACCGATGCACAGGTACACGCCGGCCAAGGTAGCGCGAACTGCAAAGCGAGCGAAGGATTCATCTAATAAGGTGACCTTCTTGACGGCCGCCGCCTTGGTGGCATCATTGAGAGACATTTCTACCTCATTAATCAAAGAGTATTAAATCCTTCTAATCTTATCCTGACCACCTGATTCCGCGTCAATTCCGGGTATGCATAACACTGCGTTGTAAGCTAGAACTTTCCTATTACCCGTATTTTCTCTTCGGAGGTCGCATGGATTCCCACTACCGGCCGCGGAGGGAACCGAATCGGCTTCCCGCTAACGGGCGCCGCAGCGTTCCATCGCGATCCGACCGCACAGATGCTGATCGCCAATGGCGCCAGACCGAAACGCGCACCCGCCAACAACAGCGCCGCCGCCCACCGCGCCGCGTTGAGGACACCTCACTTCCCCGACACCGCCGCAAACCCACGCTGTGGGAGCGGATCAAAAAGGTATGGAAGTCCTCCGGCATCCTTCGCGTGGTTATCGGCATCGTTGCCACGGTGCTACTCGCCAGCACGATTAACCGGGTGGTCAACCCACCAGCGGGTCTAGAGACCAATGAAGTCACTGCAGAAGAGGCACCTGCCATCGACCCTTCACCTGCAGTCGAGCTCTTCATCCCAGCCATTGAGGTTCATGCCGATTTTCAAGACGGCTCCTGCCGCGTAGTAAACGGTGCCATCAATCCGGACTCCATGAATAAGGCCTGCACCTATACTGCCGAAGACCGCCCTTATTCTCTGCCGAGCACGACGTCCCAGGACATCGTGGTCATTGCCGGCCATACCGGTGCGGGCGTGCCAGGCGTTTTCAATAACCTCTACGATGGTTCCGCGAATGAGCACAAGGTTCATCTGGGGGACAAGCTCTACGTGCGCACACAGAACTCCGGCCAGAACTGGCTCATCTATACGGCTACCGACTTACACGACCCAGATAAACAGGGGCTTTCTGACGACGCCTCTATTTGGGGCGAAGGCCCCATGCCCGGCCGCCTTCTCACCATCAGTTGCATTCAACCTGCCAACCCTTTGGAGCCGGCAGTGCGTAACGCGGTCGTCGGCTGGCAGTATGAGGGCACCACGCACACAGAGACCGAAAGCGCCTAAGCCACAGCCGCACAAGCCGGCGCCTGCGCACCATTGAATTCAAGGTGCTTGGATTCTAGGGGTCGTTGCAACGATGATGGTTAGTTTGGTTTGATGCTACCGGTTTGTGTGAGGGCGTTGGTCATGACTTCGGCTGGGGTGCGCCAGTTGAGTGCTTTGCGTGGTTTGTGGTTGTGAATGTTGGCGATCATCTCCAAGTCCTCGGCACTGTAGATGGACAGGTCGCTGTTTTTAGGAAGGTTTCTTCTCAGCCTGCCGTTGGTGTTTTCGTTGCTGCCGCGTTCCCATGGCGATCCTGGATGGCAGAAGTAGATGGGAATGTCAGTAGCCATGGTAAAGGCTTTATGGCCAGCCATTTCGCTTCCTTGGTCCCAGGTAATTGATGACCAGATAGCTTTATCGATTCCTGCAACTGCCTTGTGCAGGGCTGTGAATACTTCTTTGCTGGTATGCCTTCCCGGTAAGTGGCCAAGGACAACAAATCGGCTAACGCGTTCTACTAGCGTGATTACCGCTGATTGGTTGTTTTTACCGAGGATGAGGTCGCCTTCCCAGTGGCCTGGCAAAATACGTTCACTTACCTCATCTGGCCGGTCGTCTATGAGGATCATGTCGTCGACGAAGCGTTGCTGGGAAGCTGTGGTGGTGCGTGATTGGCGTTTCTTGCGTTTCTTTCTACCGGTCGGCAAGTCCAAGCCAAGGTCTTTGAGTCTTCCTTTGGCCTGCAGGTAAAAGGCGTCATAAATCGTTTCGTGACTAATGCGCATGTCCTTATCAGTGGGGTAGTCGATGGGCAGGCGATTAGAAATCTCCTCAGGTGACCATTGTGCCCGCAATTGTGCGCATACATAGTCCCATAGCCTTTTGTTGGCTAGTAGTTTCGGTATTTTCGGCCGCAATCTCCGCGCACAGGCCTTTAACTGGGCTGTTTCCGCACGATACGGGCCTTCAGCACTGTGGTTTCTGCGCACTTCACGCTGAATTGACGATGCACTACGCCCTAAACGGCGCCCAATCTCACGCAGTGGCACATCTTCGCGGAGAAGATCGGCGATAATGACGCGTTCTTCGAAGCAAATGTAGCGATTGCTGATGCGTTTATACGGATCTACCCCGCTAGGTAAGGCGGGAGGGGCAAGCCTTCCGGATTCGATGACATCATGGCGTTGGTGCAGCGCTTTCATAAGTCTGTTATACGTGCTGGCGTCTTCGCCGACGGGTATGAACTCTTCTCGTCGACCCTGGGATTTGGTGAGTCCTTTTTCGAAATCTAAACGCAGTCGACGATCAATTCCTACTGCCGTGCCAGCATCACCACCAGGCAGGCTCGCCAGCCGAAGGCGCAGGTATTCCACTCTTAACTGCGTCTGGCGGACTTTCCGAGCATACTGACTTAACCGGATATGGCACCCAGCTTCCGTAGCTACGGCATACGCAGCGGTAAGATGCATCCCACATCTTTTAGCAGCTTGGCGTACCGACAGTCCGCTTCGGACTAGCTCTACAAGCTGGACAGCCTGGCTGCCGCGGCGATCAACTCGTTTGGCTTTATACACGACTGGCAATCCAAAGGCATGGCAAAAATTCAAAGCATGCCCGTAATGACAGCCAAGCTCACCAGCCGCCGAACGGACACTACGCCCACTGCCAACCAAGGCAACTAAGCCACGACGATCCGATTCAGACAACGAATGAAACGGGCCAACAACCCCAGACACAACAACACCCTCCTAAGGGAAAGTGTTGCAACGACCCTCTGAACTCAAGGTGCTCGGTAAAACTAGAAAATCCCAACGCCCCTTCCGGGGGTTGGGATTTCTTAGCGCTCTATTTACTTGAATGGGAAGCCGAGCTCGCGCAGGAGCTTGCGGCCCTCGTCGTCGTTAGTAGCGGTGGTAACGACGGTGATGTCCATACCACGGGGGCGATCGATCTTGTCGATGTCAATCTCGTAGAACATGGACTGCTCGGACAGGCCGAAGGTGTAGTTGCCGTGGCCGTCGAACTGCTGATCAGACAGACCGCGGAAGTCACGAATACGTGGCAGCGCGATGGTCAGCAGGCGGTCCAAGAACTCCCACATGCGGTCGCCGCGCAGGGTAACGCGTGCACCGATGGGCATGCCTTCACGCAGCTTGAAGTTCGCAATGGACTTCTTAGCGCGACGCAGCTGCGGCTTCTGACCGGTAATAGCGGTCAGGTCCTCGAGTGCGCCGTTGATGACCTTGGAGTCACGTGCGGCTTCGCCAACACCCATGTTGACAACAACCTTGGTAACACCAGGGATCTGCATGACGTTGTCGTACTTGAACTCGTCATTCAGGGTCTTGCGGATTTCCTCGCGGTAGCGAGTCTTCAGACGCGGGGTGTAGTTCTCGCTCATTTTTAGATGTCCTTCCCGTTGCTACGCGCGATACGGACCTTCTTGCCGTTCTCGTCGAAACGGTAGCCCACGCGGGTCGGGTTGCCTTCGGAGTCAACGATCGCAACGTTGGACACGTGGATCGGAGCTTCCTGGGTAACGATTCCGCCGGACTCGGCGCCACGCTCGGCAGCAGAGTTTGCGACGTGCTTCTTGATGCGGTTAACGCCCTCAACGAGGACCTTGTCACGCTTTGGGTATGCCTCGATGACCTTGCCCTTCGCGCCCTTATCTGGGCCCGAAATGACGATCACCATATCTCCCTTATGGATCTTCATAAGACTAGATCACCTCCGGTGCGAGAGAAACGATCTTCATGAAACGCTTGTCACGAAGTTCGCGAGCAACC from Corynebacterium tuberculostearicum includes the following:
- the rplO gene encoding 50S ribosomal protein L15, with translation MADIIKLHDLRPTAGANKPKTRVGRGEASKGKTAGRGTKGTGARKQVPAAFEGGQMPIHMRLPKLKGFKNPNHVEYQVVNVADLAEKFADGGDITVADIAAAGLVRANKPVKVLGNGDMNVKLNVTADKFSKSAVEKIEAAGGSANTK
- the rpmD gene encoding 50S ribosomal protein L30, whose protein sequence is MALKITQVKGLVGTNPNHRKNIEALGLKRIGQSVVKQDTPIVRGMVQKVRHLVTVEEVAGE
- the rpsE gene encoding 30S ribosomal protein S5; this encodes MSDREKRDGGRSAENNKNNRGGNGRRNDRRNHQDNERDKYIERVVTINRVSKTVKGGRNMSFTALVVVGDGQGQVGVGYGKAKEVPAAIQKGAEEARKNFFRVPMIAGTITHPVEGRDAAGIVMMKPAAPGTGVIAGGAARPVLECAGVQDILSKSLGSDNALNVVRATVDGLKQLVRPEEVAARRGKSLEEVTPARMLRKRAGQEA
- the rplR gene encoding 50S ribosomal protein L18; the encoded protein is MANTENTKRTPVGKDISSRRREARARRHFRIRKTLRGTPEAPRLVLHRSSRHMHVQVIDDLAGHTLVSASSMEADVRALEGDKKAKAAKVGELVAERAKAAGIEHVVFDRAGYKYHGRVAALADAAREGGLKF
- the rplF gene encoding 50S ribosomal protein L6; translation: MSRVGLAPIAVPNGVEIKINGQDVEVKGPKGTQSVNVPEPIAINLEDGVLSVSRPDDHRKHRALHGLSRSLLNNAVVGVTEGYTIKMEIFGVGYRVQQKGKDLEFSLGYSHPILIEAPEGITFAVDGATKLSITGIDKQLVGQIAANIRRLRKDDPYKGKGIRYEGEQIRRKVGKTGK
- the rpsH gene encoding 30S ribosomal protein S8 produces the protein MTMTDPIADMLSRVRNASNAHHDTVSMPTSKLKANIADILKQEGYIADYTVEGHTLSLELKYNNRERSLSGLRRVSKPGLRVYAKSTELPQVLGGLGVAIISTSHGVLTDRQAEEKGVGGEVLAYVW
- a CDS encoding DUF6457 domain-containing protein; its protein translation is MSETHEDPIQSAHEWLEEAARLLGLDPQEATALTREILDLTKDVAHNRSRPAAPLTAFLVGLASSNVDEARSNIDALKEVLR
- the fdhD gene encoding formate dehydrogenase accessory sulfurtransferase FdhD, with amino-acid sequence MAGRKNSTFAVTKVRLGDGLQVDTRADTVAGEEPLEIRVGGQTITTTMRTPGHDVELAHGFLHSEGHIASLGDVAEARYCAGATVDGMNTYNLLDVELTKKNLLDLSDLRLTTTTSACGVCGTSSIEALTKQTRYPIPQVPVDPYVVAKLPEALRAEQKEFKKTGGIHAAGAFTLDGEPVVIREDIGRHNAADKVIGHLLLENRLPADDLILVMSSRASFELVQKAAMAGFGMLVAVSAASSLAVETARETGMALVGFARDDRFNLYSGELA
- a CDS encoding formate/nitrite transporter family protein, which translates into the protein MSLNDATKAAAVKKVTLLDESFARFAVRATLAGVYLCIGTAFAGVVGQAVNGVAPGLGAVAFALFFGVGLFAILLLGADLATGNMMYMVYAASNKHVAWGKAFYLLLITTIFNLVGAIIFAAIMAMSAKFADLDPSHLLVTVSEGKLIKSPQGMLVEAIAANFVVNMGIVGAIFAKDAASKFFVIIPIIGAFVALGLEHVIANFCLLSITLFASDPVPAALTAGNVALNWILVWIGNFIGGGLLVGGVYAWLNRGPEAYRD
- a CDS encoding IS30 family transposase, whose product is MHLTAAYAVATEAGCHIRLSQYARKVRQTQLRVEYLRLRLASLPGGDAGTAVGIDRRLRLDFEKGLTKSQGRREEFIPVGEDASTYNRLMKALHQRHDVIESGRLAPPALPSGVDPYKRISNRYICFEERVIIADLLREDVPLREIGRRLGRSASSIQREVRRNHSAEGPYRAETAQLKACARRLRPKIPKLLANKRLWDYVCAQLRAQWSPEEISNRLPIDYPTDKDMRISHETIYDAFYLQAKGRLKDLGLDLPTGRKKRKKRQSRTTTASQQRFVDDMILIDDRPDEVSERILPGHWEGDLILGKNNQSAVITLVERVSRFVVLGHLPGRHTSKEVFTALHKAVAGIDKAIWSSITWDQGSEMAGHKAFTMATDIPIYFCHPGSPWERGSNENTNGRLRRNLPKNSDLSIYSAEDLEMIANIHNHKPRKALNWRTPAEVMTNALTQTGSIKPN
- the rplE gene encoding 50S ribosomal protein L5, which gives rise to MSENYTPRLKTRYREEIRKTLNDEFKYDNVMQIPGVTKVVVNMGVGEAARDSKVINGALEDLTAITGQKPQLRRAKKSIANFKLREGMPIGARVTLRGDRMWEFLDRLLTIALPRIRDFRGLSDQQFDGHGNYTFGLSEQSMFYEIDIDKIDRPRGMDITVVTTATNDDEGRKLLRELGFPFK
- the rplX gene encoding 50S ribosomal protein L24, encoding MKIHKGDMVIVISGPDKGAKGKVIEAYPKRDKVLVEGVNRIKKHVANSAAERGAESGGIVTQEAPIHVSNVAIVDSEGNPTRVGYRFDENGKKVRIARSNGKDI